A genomic region of Bosea sp. 124 contains the following coding sequences:
- a CDS encoding efflux transporter outer membrane subunit yields the protein MTKAAFAKDLATGLASRAAGLSRLAGASLVLVALAGCAVGPDYAATGQLLPASWGNAPKTKKPLEARQRSQWWKKLGDRRLNEIVERAVAGNLDVASAKARIREARAMRRQEVGALFPLVDGSSSFTRSRSSSNSVAGTATEISNTTFNSYRAGLDASWELDLFGANARGVEAATYGSDAADADLRAVLLTLVGDVTVNYIEARGAQARASLARRTAASQRETEKLTRNKFTAGSASALDVERAAAQAASTEAAIPTLEAAYAQSLHQLGLLTGEAPTALAGILGASGPIPSARSTPPAGIPADVLINRPDVRRAERQLAQSTANIGQAEAALYPSVSLTGSIATTALKSGDLAKNSSIGWSFGPTLSVPIFNGGELRAAVEVAQAQRDQSDAAFRLAVLTALQDVENSLVNLSKERVRAGKLSAAAGSFREAARLSRSLYQSGAASFLDVLDAERSLYSAEDTLLQSRVAVTSNFVALNKALGGGWDKPVEVELPRVIDANTGPHPRAAY from the coding sequence ATGACGAAGGCGGCTTTCGCCAAAGACCTCGCGACAGGGCTTGCTTCGCGTGCGGCAGGCCTGTCGCGCCTGGCGGGCGCCAGCCTCGTCCTTGTCGCTCTCGCCGGCTGCGCGGTCGGGCCGGACTATGCCGCGACGGGCCAGCTGCTGCCGGCGAGCTGGGGCAATGCGCCGAAGACGAAGAAGCCGCTCGAGGCGCGTCAGCGTTCGCAATGGTGGAAGAAGCTTGGCGACAGGCGGCTGAACGAGATCGTCGAGCGCGCCGTTGCCGGCAATCTCGACGTCGCCTCGGCCAAGGCGCGCATCCGCGAGGCCCGCGCCATGCGCAGGCAGGAGGTCGGCGCGCTGTTCCCGCTCGTCGATGGCTCATCGTCTTTCACACGGTCGCGTTCGAGTTCGAATTCCGTGGCCGGCACGGCCACCGAGATCAGCAACACGACCTTCAACAGTTACCGGGCGGGTCTGGACGCGAGCTGGGAGCTCGATCTCTTCGGCGCGAACGCCCGTGGCGTCGAGGCCGCGACCTATGGCAGCGATGCCGCCGACGCGGATCTGCGGGCGGTGCTGCTGACCCTCGTCGGTGATGTCACCGTCAACTATATCGAGGCGCGCGGCGCGCAGGCACGCGCCTCGCTCGCCCGCCGCACGGCCGCCTCGCAGCGCGAGACCGAGAAGCTCACCCGCAACAAATTCACGGCCGGTTCCGCCTCGGCGCTCGATGTCGAGCGCGCCGCCGCCCAGGCGGCCTCAACCGAGGCGGCCATCCCGACGCTGGAGGCGGCCTACGCCCAGAGCCTGCACCAGCTCGGCCTGCTCACCGGCGAGGCGCCGACCGCGCTCGCCGGCATCCTCGGCGCAAGCGGGCCGATCCCATCCGCGCGCAGCACGCCGCCGGCTGGCATCCCCGCCGATGTGCTGATCAACCGCCCCGATGTCCGCCGCGCCGAGCGTCAGCTCGCCCAGTCGACCGCCAATATCGGCCAGGCGGAAGCCGCGCTCTATCCGAGCGTCAGCCTGACCGGAAGCATCGCCACCACGGCGCTGAAGAGCGGCGATCTCGCCAAGAACTCCTCGATCGGCTGGTCATTCGGCCCGACACTAAGCGTGCCGATCTTCAACGGCGGCGAATTGCGCGCGGCGGTCGAGGTCGCGCAGGCCCAGCGCGACCAGTCAGATGCAGCGTTCCGGTTGGCCGTGCTAACCGCCCTGCAGGATGTCGAGAATTCGCTGGTCAACCTGTCCAAGGAGCGCGTGCGCGCCGGCAAGCTCTCGGCCGCGGCGGGCTCCTTCCGCGAGGCGGCGCGGCTGTCGCGCTCGCTCTATCAATCGGGTGCCGCGAGCTTCCTCGACGTGCTCGACGCCGAGCGCTCGCTCTACAGCGCCGAGGACACGCTGTTGCAGAGCCGCGTCGCCGTGACCTCCAATTTCGTCGCGCTGAACAAGGCGCTCGGCGGCGGCTGGGACAAGCCGGTCGAGGTCGAGTTGCCGCGCGTCATCGACGCGAACACTGGCCCGCATCCGCGCGCGGCTTACTGA